One Mycolicibacter sp. MU0083 DNA window includes the following coding sequences:
- a CDS encoding DoxX family protein, protein MQRETGGRSRSWIVGAAITVLVDLFFAVDAVPKILGMTFAREGIEGLGFSPDKTAVIGWVLLACLVVFAIPRTAVLGALGLTAYLGGAATINLHGDAASVGPLSFAVCVGLLLWTGLILRRPELLRVLGIRRD, encoded by the coding sequence ATGCAACGCGAGACCGGCGGGCGGTCCCGATCCTGGATCGTCGGGGCCGCGATCACCGTCTTAGTGGACCTGTTCTTCGCCGTCGACGCCGTCCCGAAGATCCTCGGGATGACGTTCGCGCGGGAAGGCATTGAGGGGCTGGGCTTCTCGCCGGACAAGACCGCGGTCATCGGCTGGGTCCTGCTGGCGTGTCTGGTGGTCTTCGCGATCCCGCGCACCGCCGTGCTGGGGGCGCTGGGACTGACCGCCTACCTGGGCGGCGCGGCGACCATCAACCTGCATGGTGACGCGGCGTCGGTCGGCCCGCTGTCGTTCGCGGTCTGCGTCGGCCTGCTGTTGTGGACCGGGCTCATTCTGCGCCGTCCGGAACTGCTACGGGTATTGGGAATTCGGCGCGACTGA
- a CDS encoding NADP-dependent oxidoreductase, translating to MQAIVATDRDAGPGGLSLAELPYPHAAENDVVVEVHAAGFTPDELDWPATWTDRAGRDRTPSVPGHDVSDVVADLGYGTTGLTPGQPVFGITDWARNGSLAEYVAVEARNLVPLPAGVDHTVAAAVPISGLSAWQGLFDHAGLVAGQTVLIHGAAGAVGSLAVQLAHEAGAHVIGSGRTAHRDTVMDLAADRFVDLQQDRLADVGPVDVVFDVIGGALLDDSAALVCPGGTLVTIAEPPRFRPERGRAVFFVVEPDRSGLATLAERLHDGRLRPLVAATCALAEVPTVLAPGHRRPGKTIVTVADGA from the coding sequence GTGCAGGCGATCGTTGCGACGGACCGCGATGCCGGCCCCGGCGGGCTTTCCCTGGCCGAGCTCCCCTACCCGCACGCCGCGGAGAACGACGTCGTCGTCGAAGTCCACGCCGCCGGTTTCACCCCGGATGAGCTCGACTGGCCGGCGACCTGGACCGACCGCGCGGGACGCGACCGGACACCCAGTGTTCCCGGCCATGACGTCTCCGATGTCGTCGCCGATTTGGGTTACGGCACAACCGGTTTGACACCCGGCCAGCCCGTCTTCGGGATCACCGATTGGGCTCGGAACGGTTCGCTGGCCGAATACGTCGCGGTGGAGGCCCGCAACCTGGTACCGCTGCCGGCGGGTGTCGATCACACGGTGGCCGCGGCGGTGCCGATATCCGGGCTCAGCGCCTGGCAGGGGCTGTTCGATCACGCGGGGCTGGTCGCCGGTCAGACCGTGTTGATCCACGGGGCCGCCGGCGCGGTCGGTTCGCTGGCCGTGCAACTGGCCCACGAGGCGGGTGCCCACGTCATCGGCAGTGGCCGAACCGCACACCGCGATACCGTCATGGACCTGGCGGCCGACCGATTTGTGGATCTGCAGCAGGATCGGCTGGCCGACGTCGGGCCGGTGGACGTGGTGTTCGACGTGATCGGCGGCGCACTGCTCGACGATTCGGCCGCCCTGGTGTGCCCCGGTGGGACGCTGGTGACCATCGCCGAGCCGCCGCGGTTTCGGCCCGAGCGGGGCCGTGCCGTGTTCTTCGTCGTCGAACCCGACCGGTCGGGCCTAGCGACCCTGGCAGAGCGCCTTCACGACGGCCGCCTGCGCCCACTCGTCGCAGCGACCTGCGCCCTGGCCGAGGTGCCCACGGTCTTGGCCCCCGGGCACCGTCGCCCCGGGAAGACGATCGTGACCGTCGCCGACGGGGCTTAG
- the nrdF gene encoding class 1b ribonucleoside-diphosphate reductase subunit beta: MSEKVKLIDRTSAINWNRVQDDKDAEVWDRLTGNFWLPEKVPVSNDIPSWGTLTDDEKQLTMRVFTGLTLLDTIQGTVGAVSLIPDALTPHEQAVYTNIAFMESVHAKSYSQIFSTLCSTSEIDEAFRWSEENVNLQRKAAIVMQYYRGDEPLKRKVASTLLESFLFYSGFYLPMYWSSRGKLTNTADVIRLIIRDEAVHGYYIGYKFQRGLAAHDEAVRQELKDYTYELLFELYDNEVEYTQDLYDGVGLTEDVKKFLRYNANKALMNLGYEALFPRDETDVNPAILSALSPNGDENHDFFSGSGSSYVIGKAVITEDEDWDF; encoded by the coding sequence GTGAGCGAAAAAGTGAAGCTGATCGACCGGACCTCGGCGATCAACTGGAACCGGGTCCAAGACGACAAGGACGCCGAGGTCTGGGACCGGTTGACCGGCAACTTCTGGCTGCCGGAGAAGGTGCCGGTCTCCAACGACATCCCCTCCTGGGGGACGTTGACCGACGACGAGAAGCAGCTCACGATGCGGGTCTTCACCGGCCTGACGCTGCTGGACACCATCCAGGGCACCGTCGGTGCGGTCAGCCTGATCCCCGACGCGCTGACCCCGCACGAGCAGGCGGTCTACACCAACATCGCGTTCATGGAGTCGGTGCACGCCAAGAGTTACAGCCAGATCTTCTCCACGCTGTGTTCGACCTCCGAGATCGACGAGGCGTTCCGCTGGTCGGAGGAGAACGTCAACCTGCAGCGCAAAGCCGCGATCGTCATGCAGTACTACCGCGGCGACGAGCCGCTCAAGCGCAAGGTCGCCTCCACCCTGCTGGAGAGCTTCCTGTTCTACTCCGGCTTCTACCTGCCGATGTACTGGTCGAGCCGGGGCAAGCTCACCAACACCGCCGACGTGATCCGGCTGATCATCCGTGACGAGGCCGTGCACGGTTACTACATCGGCTACAAGTTCCAGCGCGGACTGGCCGCCCACGACGAGGCGGTGCGCCAAGAGCTCAAGGACTACACCTACGAGCTGCTCTTCGAGCTCTACGACAACGAGGTCGAATACACCCAGGACCTCTACGACGGGGTGGGCCTGACCGAGGACGTCAAGAAGTTCTTGCGCTACAACGCCAACAAGGCGTTGATGAACCTCGGCTACGAGGCGCTGTTCCCGCGCGACGAGACCGACGTCAACCCGGCGATCCTGTCGGCGTTGAGCCCCAACGGCGACGAGAACCACGACTTCTTCTCCGGGTCGGGATCGTCGTACGTGATCGGCAAAGCCGTCATCACCGAAGACGAGGACTGGGACTTCTAA
- a CDS encoding TetR/AcrR family transcriptional regulator: MLDVRGTTRSKPTETGGPKVDARSERWREHRKKVRREIVDAAFRSIDRLGPDVSVREIAEEAGTAKPKIYRHFADKDDLFEAVGARLRDDLWTAIFASIDVATNSLRDIVRRSVEEYVTLVDEHPNVLRFFIQGRVRAKSATAARALNEGRTITLAIAEMFSNELQDLDLDRGAIELAAFAAFGTATSATDWWLGPELDSPRRMPHDTFVDYLTTIMVSVVSGTAENLGIVMNPDQPLHAVVSTA, encoded by the coding sequence GTGCTTGACGTGCGCGGAACCACGAGAAGCAAGCCGACCGAAACCGGTGGGCCCAAGGTCGATGCGCGCAGCGAACGGTGGCGTGAACACCGCAAGAAGGTCCGCCGCGAGATCGTCGACGCCGCCTTCCGCTCCATCGACCGACTGGGGCCGGATGTCAGCGTGCGCGAGATCGCCGAAGAGGCCGGCACCGCAAAACCCAAGATCTACCGGCATTTCGCCGACAAGGACGACCTGTTCGAGGCGGTCGGGGCCCGCCTGCGCGATGACCTGTGGACGGCGATCTTCGCCTCCATCGACGTCGCCACCAACTCGCTGCGCGACATCGTCCGGCGCAGCGTCGAGGAGTACGTGACGCTGGTCGACGAGCACCCCAACGTGCTGCGGTTCTTCATCCAGGGCCGGGTGCGGGCCAAGTCGGCGACGGCAGCCCGCGCGCTCAACGAAGGCCGGACCATCACGCTGGCGATAGCCGAGATGTTCAGCAACGAACTGCAGGATCTGGACCTCGACCGGGGCGCGATCGAACTGGCGGCGTTCGCGGCGTTCGGCACCGCGACCTCGGCCACCGACTGGTGGCTGGGACCGGAACTCGACAGCCCGCGTCGGATGCCCCACGACACGTTCGTGGACTACCTGACGACGATCATGGTCAGCGTGGTCAGCGGCACCGCCGAGAACCTCGGTATCGTGATGAACCCGGATCAGCCGCTGCACGCGGTCGTATCCACGGCCTGA
- a CDS encoding MFS transporter: MTAAVAQQGRTYQGVQLALATWVSIICFWAWNLVGPLSTQYAARMSLSSNQQALMVATPILVGALGRIVTGPMTDRFGGRTMFIGVSLASILPVLLVGYAATIGSYALLVAAGFFLGIAGTVFAIGIPFANNWFAPERRGFATGVFGMGMVGTAVSAFFTPRFVKWFGLMATHAIVAAALAVTAAVCLAVLHNGPQFVPNTTRVLPKLMAAAKLRVTWEMSVLYALVFGGFVAFCNYLPIYTKTIYDFTQVGAGERTAAFALAAVLARLLGGILADHILPKYVVLAALAGVAVQTLIAVFNPPADLWTALTFIPLAVALGIGTGGVFAWVSRRAPAGSIGSVTGIVAAVGGLGGYFPPLVMGATYDPVHNNYTVALLMLVATAVLLFGYTAVFLRAREPGTAPSPPN, translated from the coding sequence ATGACCGCCGCGGTCGCGCAGCAAGGCAGGACCTATCAGGGCGTACAACTGGCCCTGGCCACCTGGGTCTCGATCATCTGCTTCTGGGCGTGGAACCTGGTCGGCCCGCTCTCGACGCAGTACGCCGCCCGGATGTCGCTGAGCTCCAACCAGCAGGCGCTGATGGTGGCGACTCCGATCCTGGTGGGCGCGCTGGGCCGAATCGTCACCGGGCCGATGACCGACCGATTCGGCGGGCGCACCATGTTCATCGGGGTCTCACTGGCCTCGATCCTGCCCGTTCTGCTGGTGGGCTACGCGGCGACGATCGGCTCCTATGCGTTGCTGGTCGCCGCCGGGTTCTTCCTCGGTATCGCGGGCACCGTGTTCGCGATCGGAATCCCGTTCGCCAACAACTGGTTCGCCCCCGAGCGCCGCGGGTTCGCCACCGGGGTCTTCGGGATGGGGATGGTCGGCACCGCCGTCTCGGCGTTCTTCACCCCGCGGTTCGTGAAATGGTTCGGTCTGATGGCCACGCACGCGATCGTGGCGGCGGCGCTGGCGGTGACCGCCGCGGTGTGCCTGGCGGTGCTGCACAACGGTCCGCAATTCGTGCCGAACACAACCCGCGTACTGCCGAAACTGATGGCCGCCGCGAAACTGCGGGTCACCTGGGAGATGTCGGTGCTCTACGCGCTGGTGTTCGGCGGGTTCGTGGCGTTCTGCAACTACCTGCCCATCTACACCAAGACCATCTACGACTTCACGCAGGTCGGGGCGGGGGAACGCACCGCGGCGTTCGCGCTGGCGGCGGTGCTGGCCCGATTGCTCGGCGGCATATTGGCCGATCACATCCTGCCGAAGTACGTGGTGTTGGCCGCACTGGCGGGCGTGGCCGTGCAGACGCTCATCGCGGTGTTCAACCCGCCTGCCGACCTGTGGACCGCGCTGACGTTCATTCCGCTGGCGGTGGCGCTCGGTATCGGCACCGGCGGGGTTTTCGCGTGGGTGTCGCGGCGGGCACCGGCGGGATCCATCGGTTCGGTCACCGGGATCGTCGCGGCGGTCGGGGGACTGGGCGGATATTTCCCACCGCTGGTGATGGGGGCCACCTACGATCCGGTGCACAACAATTACACGGTGGCACTGTTGATGTTGGTGGCGACGGCGGTGCTGCTGTTCGGCTACACCGCCGTGTTTCTGCGGGCGCGTGAGCCCGGCACCGCACCATCACCGCCGAATTGA
- a CDS encoding CynX/NimT family MFS transporter gives MTRPARAETLREYEHDLERELDGVTEIRPAVMAAGGALLTVAVILTALNLRPAITSVGPLLPEMRAALGTSDTWAGVLTTLPGLCFAAAGLAAPWLSRRIGVGRTVSAALLTLIAGLVIRVCDGPMVVLGGTLVATAGIALINVLIPVVIRGSFPARVGLMTGVYTAALQGGGALGSAVTPVLDDALGGWRSALGTWSVLASVALVAWMVGARGLGRAHTAAPAAAKGRSLLRSRLAWTVTLFFGTQAFLAYIIMGWLPVVLIDNGMSDARAGLLLGLISLIAVPISLVLSPLAARSGSQSGWIIALGALGISGILGLLIAPAAAPLLWTVLVGLGMSVFSLALTVIALRARDAEDTVRLSGMAQGFGYLLAGIGPFLFGLLRHQTGDWTVPWLMVLAVYLVQTLTGALAGRNRYV, from the coding sequence GTGACCCGCCCAGCCCGTGCCGAAACGCTGCGCGAATACGAGCACGACTTGGAACGCGAACTCGACGGGGTCACCGAGATCCGGCCCGCGGTCATGGCCGCCGGCGGCGCACTGCTGACCGTCGCGGTGATCTTGACCGCGTTGAACCTGCGCCCGGCGATCACCAGCGTGGGGCCGCTGCTCCCGGAGATGCGCGCGGCGCTGGGTACCTCCGACACCTGGGCGGGCGTGCTGACCACTCTGCCCGGCCTGTGTTTCGCCGCGGCGGGACTGGCCGCGCCGTGGCTGTCCCGACGGATCGGCGTGGGCCGCACCGTCTCAGCGGCGTTGCTGACTCTCATTGCGGGACTGGTGATCCGGGTGTGCGACGGGCCCATGGTGGTGCTCGGCGGAACGCTGGTGGCGACCGCGGGAATCGCGTTGATCAACGTGTTGATCCCGGTCGTCATCCGGGGCTCCTTCCCGGCGCGGGTCGGGTTGATGACCGGTGTCTACACCGCGGCGCTGCAAGGGGGCGGGGCGCTGGGTTCCGCGGTCACCCCGGTGCTCGACGACGCCCTCGGCGGCTGGCGATCGGCATTGGGCACCTGGAGCGTGCTGGCGTCGGTGGCACTGGTCGCCTGGATGGTGGGCGCCCGTGGCCTCGGCCGGGCCCACACCGCAGCCCCCGCGGCGGCGAAGGGCCGTTCGCTGCTGCGTAGCAGGCTGGCGTGGACCGTCACATTGTTCTTCGGCACCCAGGCGTTTCTGGCCTACATCATCATGGGCTGGCTGCCCGTGGTGCTGATCGACAACGGGATGAGCGATGCCCGCGCCGGATTGCTGCTCGGGCTGATCTCCCTGATCGCGGTTCCGATCAGCCTGGTCCTCTCGCCGCTGGCCGCCCGCAGCGGCTCGCAGAGCGGATGGATCATCGCCTTGGGAGCACTCGGTATCAGCGGCATCCTCGGCCTGCTGATCGCCCCGGCGGCGGCGCCGCTGCTCTGGACGGTGTTGGTGGGCCTCGGGATGAGCGTTTTCTCGTTGGCGCTCACCGTGATAGCGCTACGGGCCCGCGATGCCGAAGACACCGTGCGGCTGTCGGGGATGGCACAGGGCTTCGGCTACCTGTTGGCCGGCATCGGCCCGTTCCTGTTCGGCCTGCTGCGTCACCAGACCGGGGACTGGACGGTGCCGTGGCTGATGGTGCTGGCGGTGTATCTGGTCCAGACCCTGACCGGCGCACTCGCCGGGCGCAACCGTTACGTCTGA
- a CDS encoding NAD(P)-dependent alcohol dehydrogenase: MSTVSAYAATAPDAPLGKTTITRRDPGPHDVAFDIAFAGICHSDIHTVKAEWGRPQYPLVPGHEIAGVVTAVGAEVTKFKVGDRVGVGCFVDSCRECANCRAGVEQYCTGGGMIGTYAGVGRDGQPTQGGYSGAIVVDENYVLRIPDEIALDAAAPLLCAGVTTYSPLRHWDVGPGKKIAVIGLGGLGHMAVKLGAAMGAEVTVLSQSLKKMEDGLRLGASHYYATSERQTFKDLRNNFDVILNTVSASLDLGAYLNLLTLDGTLVELGMPEHALTVPPSPLVRMRRSVTGSLIGGIAETQEMLDFCAEHGVRPEIEVIEPDYINTAYDRVLASDVRYRFVIDTESLRSN, encoded by the coding sequence ATGAGCACCGTTTCCGCTTATGCCGCCACCGCCCCGGACGCTCCGCTGGGCAAGACCACCATCACCCGCCGCGACCCCGGTCCGCACGACGTCGCGTTCGACATCGCCTTCGCCGGTATCTGCCACTCCGACATCCACACCGTCAAAGCCGAGTGGGGCCGTCCGCAGTACCCCCTGGTCCCCGGCCACGAGATCGCCGGCGTGGTGACGGCCGTCGGTGCCGAGGTGACGAAGTTCAAGGTGGGCGACCGGGTCGGCGTCGGCTGCTTCGTGGACTCCTGCCGCGAGTGCGCCAACTGCCGGGCCGGCGTCGAGCAGTACTGCACCGGCGGCGGGATGATCGGGACCTATGCCGGTGTCGGTCGCGACGGGCAGCCCACCCAGGGCGGCTACAGCGGCGCGATCGTCGTCGACGAGAACTACGTGCTGCGCATCCCCGACGAGATCGCGCTGGATGCCGCCGCGCCACTGCTGTGCGCCGGAGTCACCACCTATTCGCCGCTGCGGCACTGGGACGTCGGTCCCGGCAAGAAGATCGCGGTCATCGGCTTGGGCGGGCTGGGCCACATGGCCGTCAAGCTCGGGGCCGCGATGGGAGCCGAGGTGACGGTCCTGTCGCAGTCCCTGAAGAAGATGGAGGACGGCCTGCGCCTGGGCGCCTCGCATTACTACGCCACCAGCGAACGCCAGACCTTCAAGGATCTGCGCAACAACTTCGACGTCATCCTCAACACCGTCTCGGCGAGCCTGGACCTGGGCGCGTACCTGAACCTGCTCACCCTCGACGGCACCCTGGTCGAGTTGGGCATGCCCGAACACGCCCTGACGGTGCCGCCGAGCCCGCTGGTACGGATGCGCCGCAGCGTCACCGGTTCCCTGATCGGCGGCATCGCCGAGACGCAGGAGATGCTGGACTTCTGCGCCGAGCACGGTGTGCGTCCTGAGATCGAGGTCATCGAACCGGACTACATCAACACCGCCTATGACCGGGTGCTGGCCTCCGACGTGCGCTACCGGTTCGTCATCGACACCGAGTCGTTGCGCAGCAACTGA
- a CDS encoding iron-siderophore ABC transporter substrate-binding protein, with the protein MTRAGRWTVSVTALAATVLTAAGCAGEGAETAATSMSTSTTMVAGAGVLGNDRRPDEACAPEPAHPDPGPPTRWAHNAVGVEPATVEVPEEPERIVVLSGDQLDMLCALGLQDRVVGAALPDGSPNQPWYLGAVLHGVPAVGSRSNPDRDAIAELHPDLILGADGLTPGYSELAAIAPTVFSGVPGAAWQDNARAVGAATARDDAAEALLENFRAEAAESGQTSDATHFQVSVVQFTDNAVRVYGASGFAAAVLRAVGVDRPPLQRFTDQPYLEIAASDADLAGRADFSAADGDIVYVSFDSPAARDRAATVFDSVAWRRLSANRDSRVFVVNNEIWQSGQGPVAARGVVEDLRWVNAPIN; encoded by the coding sequence GTGACGAGGGCGGGCCGGTGGACGGTGTCGGTGACAGCACTTGCGGCGACCGTGCTCACGGCAGCCGGATGCGCCGGCGAGGGTGCCGAAACCGCCGCGACGTCGATGTCCACCAGTACGACGATGGTCGCCGGAGCCGGTGTGCTCGGCAACGACCGGCGGCCCGACGAGGCCTGTGCGCCGGAGCCGGCGCATCCCGATCCCGGTCCGCCGACGCGGTGGGCACACAATGCGGTCGGCGTGGAGCCGGCCACCGTCGAGGTGCCCGAGGAACCGGAGCGCATCGTGGTGCTCTCCGGCGACCAGCTCGACATGCTGTGCGCGCTGGGCCTGCAGGACCGGGTGGTGGGCGCCGCGCTGCCCGACGGGTCACCGAATCAGCCCTGGTACCTGGGTGCCGTCCTGCACGGGGTGCCGGCGGTGGGCTCGCGCAGCAACCCCGACCGGGACGCCATCGCCGAACTGCACCCGGATCTCATCCTGGGGGCGGACGGCCTGACGCCGGGATATTCGGAGTTGGCGGCGATCGCCCCGACGGTGTTCAGCGGCGTGCCGGGCGCGGCATGGCAGGACAACGCACGCGCCGTCGGTGCCGCGACCGCCCGGGACGATGCGGCCGAGGCGCTGCTGGAGAACTTCCGGGCCGAGGCCGCCGAGTCCGGCCAGACCAGTGATGCCACGCACTTCCAGGTGTCGGTGGTGCAGTTCACCGATAACGCGGTACGGGTCTACGGGGCGTCCGGATTCGCCGCCGCCGTGCTGCGGGCCGTCGGCGTGGACCGGCCGCCGCTACAGCGGTTCACCGATCAGCCCTACCTGGAGATCGCCGCTAGCGACGCCGACCTGGCCGGCCGGGCCGACTTCTCGGCGGCCGACGGCGACATCGTGTACGTGTCGTTTGATTCGCCGGCGGCCAGGGACCGGGCGGCGACGGTGTTCGACAGTGTGGCCTGGCGTCGCCTGAGCGCCAACCGGGACAGCCGGGTGTTCGTGGTCAACAACGAGATCTGGCAGAGCGGGCAGGGCCCGGTCGCCGCGCGCGGCGTCGTCGAGGATCTGCGCTGGGTGAACGCGCCGATCAACTGA
- a CDS encoding FadR/GntR family transcriptional regulator codes for MPLVTTRRTGLVDQVIEQLRASVTSGEWPVDSRIPTEPELAESLGVGRNTVREAVRALAHSGILEVRQGDGTYVRATSEVSGALRRLCGTQLRDVLQVRRCLEVEGARLAAVARTDADLAEMRDLLARRDDHQRQGRHADFVRTDTEFHLAVVRASHNPVLTELYCGLTEVVMASVAATSATPPEVDQIRHRGLLEAIAAGDVPEAGREAGGFLDELLDRLPSR; via the coding sequence GTGCCGTTGGTCACCACCCGCCGCACCGGCCTGGTAGATCAGGTGATCGAGCAGCTCCGCGCGTCGGTGACCAGCGGGGAATGGCCGGTCGATTCGCGGATTCCGACCGAGCCCGAACTCGCGGAATCACTGGGGGTAGGCCGCAACACCGTGCGTGAGGCGGTACGGGCGCTCGCGCACAGCGGCATCCTTGAAGTCCGCCAGGGCGACGGGACCTACGTGCGCGCGACCAGCGAGGTGTCCGGCGCCCTGCGCCGGCTGTGCGGGACGCAGCTGCGCGACGTCCTGCAGGTGCGACGCTGCCTGGAGGTCGAGGGCGCGCGCTTGGCGGCCGTCGCCCGCACCGACGCGGATCTGGCCGAGATGCGCGATCTGCTGGCACGTCGTGATGACCACCAACGGCAGGGGCGGCATGCCGACTTCGTCCGCACCGACACCGAGTTCCACCTCGCGGTGGTCCGCGCGTCACACAATCCGGTGCTGACCGAGTTGTACTGCGGGCTCACCGAAGTGGTGATGGCCAGTGTTGCGGCCACCAGCGCCACGCCGCCGGAGGTCGATCAGATCCGGCACCGGGGCCTACTGGAGGCGATCGCCGCCGGCGACGTGCCGGAAGCCGGTCGGGAGGCCGGCGGGTTCCTCGACGAACTGCTGGACCGGCTGCCGTCCCGATGA
- the ctaD gene encoding cytochrome c oxidase subunit I, giving the protein MTAEAPPRAELEASRPFPALMGPKGSLLYKMITTTDHKLIGIMYCVACMAFFMIGGLLALLMRTELAVPGLQFLSNEQFNQLFTMHGTVMLLFYATPIVFGFANLVLPLQIGAPDVAFPRLNAFSFWLFLFGATIALAGFITPGGAADFGWTGYTPLSDAVHSPGAGGDLWIVGLAVGGLGTILGAVNMITTVACMRAPGMTMFRMPIFTWNILVTSILVLIVFPLLTAALLGLAVDRHLGGHIYDSANGGVLLWQHLFWFFGHPEVYIIALPFFGIVSEVFPVFSRKPIFGYVTLVYATLSIAALSTAVWAHHMFATGAVLLPFFSLLTLMIAIPTGLKFFNWIGTMWRGQLTFETPMLFAIGFIVTFLAGGLTGVMLASPPLDFHVSDSYFLIAHFHYVLFGTIVFATFSGIYFWFPKMTGRLLDERLGKLHFWLTFIGFHTTFLIQHWVGNMGMPRRYADYLDTDNFTSYNIVSTVGAFILGSSMIAFTWNVFKSWRYGEVVTVDDPWGYGNSLEWATSCPPPRHNFTELPRIRSERPAFELHYPHMIDRLRAEAHVGRHPGDELYEPANA; this is encoded by the coding sequence TTGACCGCCGAAGCACCCCCGCGCGCAGAGCTCGAGGCCAGTCGGCCCTTCCCTGCGCTGATGGGCCCCAAGGGCAGCCTGCTCTACAAGATGATCACCACCACCGATCACAAGCTGATCGGCATCATGTACTGCGTAGCCTGCATGGCCTTCTTCATGATCGGTGGCCTGCTCGCGCTGCTCATGCGCACCGAACTCGCGGTGCCGGGCCTGCAGTTCCTGTCCAACGAGCAGTTCAACCAGCTGTTCACCATGCACGGCACGGTGATGCTGCTGTTCTACGCGACCCCGATCGTGTTCGGATTCGCCAACCTGGTGCTGCCGCTGCAGATCGGCGCCCCGGACGTGGCCTTCCCGCGCCTGAACGCCTTCTCCTTCTGGCTGTTCCTGTTCGGCGCGACCATCGCACTGGCCGGCTTCATCACCCCCGGCGGCGCCGCCGACTTCGGCTGGACCGGCTACACCCCGCTGAGCGACGCGGTGCACTCGCCGGGCGCCGGTGGTGACCTGTGGATCGTCGGCCTGGCCGTCGGTGGTCTGGGCACCATCCTGGGTGCGGTGAACATGATCACCACCGTGGCCTGCATGCGTGCGCCCGGTATGACCATGTTCCGGATGCCGATCTTCACCTGGAACATCCTGGTGACGTCGATCCTGGTGCTGATCGTCTTCCCGCTGCTGACCGCCGCACTGTTGGGCCTGGCCGTCGACCGCCACCTGGGCGGGCACATCTACGACTCCGCCAACGGTGGCGTGCTGCTGTGGCAGCACCTGTTCTGGTTCTTCGGTCACCCCGAGGTGTACATCATCGCGCTGCCGTTCTTCGGCATCGTCAGCGAAGTGTTCCCGGTGTTCTCGCGCAAGCCGATCTTCGGCTACGTCACGCTGGTGTACGCGACGCTGAGCATCGCCGCACTGTCGACCGCGGTGTGGGCGCACCACATGTTCGCCACCGGTGCGGTGCTGCTGCCGTTCTTCTCGCTGCTGACCCTGATGATCGCGATCCCGACCGGTCTGAAGTTCTTCAACTGGATCGGCACCATGTGGCGGGGACAGCTCACCTTCGAGACCCCGATGCTGTTCGCGATCGGCTTCATCGTGACGTTCCTGGCCGGCGGCCTGACCGGCGTCATGCTCGCCAGCCCGCCGCTGGACTTCCACGTCAGCGACAGCTACTTCCTGATCGCGCACTTCCACTACGTGCTGTTCGGCACCATCGTGTTCGCCACCTTCTCCGGGATCTACTTCTGGTTCCCGAAGATGACCGGCCGACTGCTGGACGAACGTCTCGGCAAGCTGCACTTCTGGCTGACGTTCATCGGCTTCCACACCACGTTCCTGATCCAGCACTGGGTGGGCAACATGGGTATGCCGCGTCGCTACGCCGACTACCTGGACACCGACAACTTCACCTCGTACAACATCGTCTCCACCGTCGGTGCCTTCATCCTCGGCTCGTCGATGATCGCCTTCACCTGGAACGTCTTCAAGAGCTGGCGGTACGGCGAGGTCGTCACCGTCGACGACCCGTGGGGTTACGGCAACTCGCTGGAGTGGGCCACCAGCTGCCCGCCGCCGCGGCACAACTTCACCGAGCTGCCCCGGATCCGTTCGGAGCGCCCGGCGTTCGAGCTGCACTACCCGCACATGATCGATCGGCTGCGCGCCGAGGCACACGTCGGCCGTCACCCCGGTGACGAGCTGTACGAACCCGCAAACGCTTGA